The window TGGTGCGAGAGCGATTGGTTTCACAATTGCATCATATGGACCTGCAACTGGTTTTTCTTTCTCAATCCAACCCACACTACCAATTCCTAACATTGCAAACGCCTTCATTATAATTCTCCCTCTTGAATAGAAAGTTTAAAGACTATAAAAGAAACTCACTGAAGGCCATGGCAAAAGCCGTTCATACTGATTACCTGCCCGACTTTGTCATTCAGGCGGGACAAAAACTCCAATACTTCTTTTCTGAGTCCAAATGGGACTTGCCGGCAATAAAACAAAAAAGAATAGGCATTATTCAAAAACAAAGAACCACAGTAACTACAAAAGATGGTATTCTTACAATAGACGATACCGGATGTCCCAAACCCTTCGCTAAAAACACAGCGGCAGCCAAATGGCAGTATTGTGGTTCACTCAAAAGGTCAGAAATCTGCAATGTCGCCTTGGTGCGGCTTAAGAAAAAAATCACTGCTTAGTGCTTTTAATGCCTTTAACAACGTAATATCAATATACATCACAGCTGATTAAAGGGTATAGCTTCTTGAATAATTTGTCAAGTATGTTTAATCTTTTTTTCACAAACAATTCAGATACTGTACCACTGGATATTTTAGTGGCTTATCACACATGTCACAATGGTTTGATGATGTCCAGTCTGTAAAAAAAACTTCTCAAAAGATATGGATCCGGGGTCAAACAATTAGTGATCGAATCTTTGTTATCCTCTTATTCAATTTTCCATCTTTCCTTATCTTTGATTTCATAATAGCTACCCTTCGACTTATGGATGAATAACCAAGACCAATCATTATGGCCTCCATCAATAATCGACCGCTTTAATCCGGGAATGGCTGCGACAAGAGCATTTGCGTGTCTCACCGGGAGGGAGCATTCCCGATTTTTTGTAAAATATAATAAAAAGATCTTGACTTCCTCGTTGCTTTCAACGATAATACTTCCATGAATTATCCAGGCGGCAAAGGAGGAGTATTCCAAAAGTTAATCAATCTTATGCCACCCCATGATGTCTACATAGAGACTCATTTGGGTGGTGGTGCTGTTATACGGAACAAACGGCCTGCCAGGAGTAATTTCGGGATAGAAATTGACTCGGAAGTTGTTGAGATGTGGACGAATATGCATCCAATAGATTTTGAACTGGTCCATGATGACGCAATTAATTATCTGAATAATTATCATTTCAAAGGAAAAGAACTGGTATATTGTGACCCACCATATCTTCGCGAGACAAGGAAAAAATATGGACAGCTATATAAATATGATTATAGCCGTGCGCAGCACATCGAACTTCTGGAAGTTTTGAAAACTCTTCCCTGCATGGTGATGATATCCGGTTACGAGTCAACCTTATACAAAGAATCATTACGTAGCTGGCAGA is drawn from Candidatus Scalindua sp. and contains these coding sequences:
- a CDS encoding DNA adenine methylase, giving the protein MNYPGGKGGVFQKLINLMPPHDVYIETHLGGGAVIRNKRPARSNFGIEIDSEVVEMWTNMHPIDFELVHDDAINYLNNYHFKGKELVYCDPPYLRETRKKYGQLYKYDYSRAQHIELLEVLKTLPCMVMISGYESTLYKESLRSWQTHSFQAVCHHGVATEWLWMNYSVPVELHDYRYLGNDFRERERIKRKTRRWTAKLQSMPVLERQALLSAIDVVRER
- a CDS encoding transposase produces the protein MNRKFKDYKRNSLKAMAKAVHTDYLPDFVIQAGQKLQYFFSESKWDLPAIKQKRIGIIQKQRTTVTTKDGILTIDDTGCPKPFAKNTAAAKWQYCGSLKRSEICNVALVRLKKKITA